Proteins encoded by one window of Candidatus Stoquefichus sp. SB1:
- a CDS encoding FAD-dependent oxidoreductase, with protein MKHYDAIIIGFGKGGKTLAGDLAKRGKKVALIEKSNQMYGGTCINEGCIPSKSLIVQAGTKEYQAAVEQKENLITKLRQKNYDKLAQLDNVDIIDGTARFIDNHTVEINGKDNISADYIFINTGSKSVIPAIKGIHETKHIYTSDKMMKETKLPQHLAIIGGGYIGLEFASMYARYGSHVTVFEFNERLVGREDEDVALEIQHILENQGVHFKFSSRVQEVSNQGEKVVIQYNQDHVGYIDRFDAVLLATGRVANTADLGLENTDVQVDQRGNVIVNDYLQTDVPHIYAMGDVKGGLQFTYISLDDYRIVKDHLFGNKTRTIHNRGHIPYSVFISPTFSRVGLSEQEAIAQGYDVKVAKLPTAAIPRANVDGKPEGILKAIIDTKTDAILGCVLLCEHSEEMINFVQLAMNQNLKYQDIGNHIFTHPSMSEALNDLFNI; from the coding sequence ATGAAACATTATGATGCAATTATTATTGGATTTGGTAAAGGTGGAAAAACGTTGGCAGGAGATCTTGCAAAGCGTGGTAAAAAAGTTGCTTTAATTGAAAAATCAAATCAAATGTATGGTGGAACATGTATTAATGAAGGATGTATTCCTTCTAAATCTTTAATTGTTCAAGCAGGTACAAAAGAATATCAGGCAGCTGTTGAACAAAAAGAAAACTTAATTACAAAATTACGTCAAAAGAATTATGATAAATTAGCACAATTAGATAATGTAGATATCATTGATGGAACAGCCAGATTTATAGATAATCATACCGTTGAAATCAATGGAAAAGACAATATTTCAGCTGATTATATCTTTATTAATACAGGTTCAAAATCTGTCATTCCAGCAATAAAAGGAATCCATGAAACGAAACATATTTATACAAGCGATAAGATGATGAAAGAAACAAAACTTCCTCAACATTTGGCAATCATTGGTGGTGGCTACATTGGTTTAGAATTTGCCAGTATGTATGCACGTTATGGTAGTCATGTCACAGTCTTTGAATTCAATGAACGCTTAGTCGGACGTGAAGATGAAGATGTCGCTTTAGAAATTCAACATATTTTGGAAAATCAAGGCGTACACTTTAAATTCAGTAGCCGTGTTCAAGAAGTCAGCAACCAAGGTGAAAAAGTTGTTATTCAATACAATCAAGATCATGTTGGATATATTGATCGTTTTGATGCCGTCTTATTAGCCACTGGCCGCGTTGCTAATACAGCTGATTTAGGTTTAGAAAACACTGATGTTCAAGTTGATCAAAGAGGAAATGTTATTGTGAATGACTACTTACAAACTGATGTTCCTCACATTTATGCAATGGGTGATGTCAAAGGTGGATTACAGTTCACATATATTTCATTAGATGATTATCGTATTGTTAAAGATCATCTCTTTGGAAATAAAACAAGAACAATTCACAATCGTGGACATATTCCTTATTCTGTCTTTATTTCACCAACATTCTCTCGCGTTGGATTAAGTGAACAAGAAGCTATTGCTCAAGGATATGATGTTAAAGTTGCTAAATTACCAACAGCTGCGATTCCACGTGCCAATGTTGATGGCAAACCAGAAGGCATCTTAAAAGCTATTATTGATACAAAAACAGATGCTATTTTAGGTTGTGTCTTATTATGTGAACATAGTGAAGAAATGATTAACTTTGTTCAACTTGCTATGAATCAAAATTTAAAATATCAGGATATTGGAAATCACATCTTTACTCATCCATCAATGAGTGAAGCTCTCAATGATTTATTCAATATATAA
- a CDS encoding heavy metal-binding domain-containing protein: protein MIVSTLSTYPGKKVVKDLGIVFAYDDAIRMTRIAMNMDKYLNHALDYLGEKAKERGANAVLGICFDVRDTMKPMLMGTAVILEDEV from the coding sequence ATGATTGTTTCTACATTATCAACTTATCCAGGTAAGAAAGTGGTCAAAGATTTAGGCATTGTTTTTGCGTATGATGATGCTATAAGAATGACTAGGATAGCTATGAATATGGATAAGTATTTAAATCATGCATTAGATTATTTAGGAGAGAAAGCAAAAGAAAGAGGGGCTAATGCTGTTTTAGGAATATGTTTTGATGTAAGAGATACAATGAAACCGATGTTAATGGGGACAGCGGTAATTTTGGAGGATGAAGTATGA